The following proteins come from a genomic window of Parambassis ranga chromosome 4, fParRan2.1, whole genome shotgun sequence:
- the LOC114434055 gene encoding guanine nucleotide-binding protein subunit alpha-11-like — protein sequence MAGCWRWCRRSCVCCLSEEEKKTIAVDKEIKRILKKQKKTERREIKILLLGTGESGKTTFIRQMRIIHGRGFSEEDRRGFSKCIFQNIFTAIKAMTTAMTTLRIPYSNPDNEMYAKWLQDVDTVQITKLERGYVDAIRRLWADSGMRVCYSRRSEYQLLDSTEYYMMNLDRISAPEYIPTEQDVLRVRFPTTGIHDYSFTIKTITLRIVDVGGQKSERRKWIHCFENVTSLIFLASLSEYDQVLEEKETINRMQESLALFYTTIHSPWFHSTSIILFLNKTDILEDKIKTSDLQRHFPSFTGKSQDPVEAKNFIRKLYEQQAINHEKREERKTLYPHFTCATDTNNIRTVFSDVKDTVLLKSLRDYGVI from the exons ATGGCGGGCTGTTGGAGGTGGTGCCGCCgcagctgtgtgtgctgcctgtccgaggaggagaaaaagaccaTTGCTGTGGACAAAGAAATAAAGAGGATCCTCAAGAAGCAGAAAAAGACGGAGAGAAGAGAGATTAAAATCCTCCTACTGG GAACGGGTGAGAGTGGAAAAACCACCTTCATTCGACAGATGAGGATCATCCATGGGAGAGGCTTctcagaggaggacaggaggggcTTCTCCAAATGTATCTTTCAGAACATCTTTACTGCCATCAAGGCCATGACAACAGCCATGACCACGCTCAGAATCCCTTACTCCAACCCAGATAATGAG ATGTATGCCAAGTGGCTGCAGGACGTAGACACGGTGCAAATCACCAAGTTGGAACGTGGATATGTTGACGCAATCCGCCGCCTCTGGGCAGACTCGGGAATGCGGGTCTGTTATAGCCGTCGAAGCGAGTACCAGCTCCTTGACTCCACAGAATA ctACATGATGAATCTGGACCGCATCTCCGCCCCGGAATATATCCCCACAGAACAGGATGTGCTGCGAGTTCGATTCCCCACCACGGGTATCCACGACTATTCCTTCACCATCAAGACCATCACGCTAAG AATTGTGGATGTTGGCGGTCAGAAGTCAGAGCGCCGGAAGTGGATCCACTGCTTTGAAAATGTCACCTCCCTCATCTTCTTGGCTTCCCTGAGCGAGTACGACCAGGTCCTGGAGGAGAAAGAGACCATT AACCGCATGCAGGAGAGTCTGGCTCTGTTCTACACCACCATCCATTCTCCTTGGTTTCACAGCACCtccatcatcctcttcctcaacaAGACGGACATCCTAGAGGACAAGATCAAAACGTCTGACCTGCAGAGACACTTCCCTAGTTTCACAG GCAAGAGTCAAGATCCCGTCGAAGCCAAGAACTTCATTCGCAAGCTGTACGAGCAGCAGGCCATCAACCATGAGAAGAGGGAGGAGCGGAAGACTCTGTACCCACACTTCACCTGTGCCACAGACACCAACAACATCCGCACAGTGTTCAGTGATGTCAAGGACACAGTGCTGCTCAAGTCTCTCAGGGACTATGGAGTTATCTGA